Proteins encoded within one genomic window of Saccharopolyspora pogona:
- a CDS encoding tyrosine-type recombinase/integrase yields the protein MRAGSVSAAALAASPATVTRPRRRRHCSDAEWRAHVEAQGGNHQYQLMKLRWRRQFIDRWPTLAGWFPAPLVERVGRLLGESFHHPSHPVSFRARTYLIYLGLRGYATFDYPWLFAPGQLAIVEPAEALGIDLGARELVEEAVALGFNRNSARQAMHWSVSRIALRTGVFDVTAITNDHIVEALEAIRHFAEHPDLERFYPSPQRYRDGAAKNWITHLHQLQVVLYHRGQIAEQPRKLMPGWKPPLVLPPTMQAVADKWLAARRLTDRPSTVDKPELAVRRFGDWLGEHHPEIESFADVTRDHCLAWLQHIAEEPTERTGKPLGIVSRIQRASGLGQLFRDTAAWQWDDVPGHSLLGPGDSPKSPIKVPRFIPDDELDRLMPVIDEIACLLQRAALLVARWSGARRDEIRRLPIDCLDRYADGTGRLRLPARKTYKERVVPLHEDATTALQKVIDLRRDGRERPFTDELTGQPVRYLFMQHGKLLSTFYLFDTPIQEACKAVGLVRPGGRGGEGRGTVTAQRFRHTVGTQLAERGAKLHTIMKVLGHSSVSMALVYAQISDQEVLRDYKTVLTPGATIAGPAADELKSGALPEEAVDWLKTNFFKTELELGHCLRLPQEGPCECDLYLTCAKFVTTPAYAPRLRARRRVEQTLATDAAGRGWDREVERHNCTAKRIEKLLTDLDQPLDNTDDTLVEERLDLST from the coding sequence GTGAGGGCCGGCTCCGTGTCGGCGGCAGCCCTGGCGGCCAGCCCCGCGACCGTTACTCGCCCTCGTCGCAGGCGACACTGCTCAGACGCCGAGTGGAGGGCGCACGTCGAGGCCCAGGGCGGCAATCACCAGTACCAGTTGATGAAGCTGCGGTGGCGCCGGCAGTTCATCGACCGCTGGCCCACGCTGGCCGGCTGGTTTCCCGCGCCCCTGGTCGAGCGGGTGGGACGGTTGCTCGGCGAGTCGTTCCACCACCCGTCACACCCGGTGTCCTTCCGCGCCCGCACCTATCTGATCTACCTGGGCTTGCGGGGATACGCCACGTTCGACTACCCGTGGCTGTTCGCCCCCGGGCAGCTCGCCATCGTCGAGCCTGCCGAGGCGCTGGGCATCGACCTGGGGGCCAGGGAGTTGGTCGAGGAAGCCGTCGCGCTGGGCTTCAACCGGAACTCGGCCCGGCAGGCGATGCACTGGTCTGTCAGCCGCATTGCCTTGCGCACCGGCGTTTTCGACGTCACCGCGATCACCAACGACCACATCGTCGAGGCCCTGGAGGCGATCCGCCACTTCGCCGAGCACCCGGACCTGGAGCGGTTCTACCCGTCGCCGCAACGCTACCGGGACGGCGCCGCCAAGAACTGGATCACCCACCTGCACCAGCTCCAGGTGGTGCTCTACCACCGCGGCCAGATTGCCGAGCAGCCCCGCAAGCTGATGCCCGGCTGGAAGCCGCCCCTGGTGCTGCCGCCCACCATGCAGGCCGTCGCCGACAAGTGGTTGGCCGCCCGTCGACTGACCGACCGGCCCTCCACAGTGGACAAACCGGAACTGGCGGTCCGCCGCTTCGGCGACTGGCTCGGTGAGCACCACCCCGAGATCGAGTCCTTCGCCGACGTCACACGCGACCACTGCCTGGCCTGGCTCCAGCACATCGCCGAGGAACCCACCGAGCGCACCGGCAAGCCGCTGGGCATCGTCTCCCGCATCCAGCGCGCCTCCGGGCTCGGCCAGCTCTTCCGGGACACCGCGGCTTGGCAGTGGGACGACGTCCCCGGCCACAGCCTCCTCGGCCCCGGCGACTCCCCGAAGTCGCCGATCAAGGTGCCCCGGTTCATCCCGGACGACGAGCTCGACCGGTTGATGCCCGTCATCGACGAGATCGCCTGCCTGTTACAACGAGCGGCGCTGCTGGTCGCACGCTGGTCCGGCGCTCGCCGGGACGAGATCCGCCGCCTGCCGATCGACTGCCTGGACCGCTACGCGGACGGCACCGGCCGCCTGCGGCTGCCCGCGCGCAAGACCTACAAGGAGCGAGTCGTCCCACTGCACGAGGACGCCACAACGGCGTTGCAGAAGGTCATCGACCTGCGCCGAGACGGCCGGGAACGGCCCTTCACCGACGAGTTGACCGGGCAGCCGGTGCGCTACCTGTTCATGCAGCACGGCAAGCTGCTGTCCACCTTCTACCTGTTCGACACCCCGATCCAGGAAGCCTGCAAGGCCGTCGGCCTCGTCCGCCCAGGCGGACGAGGCGGCGAGGGCCGCGGCACCGTCACCGCGCAGCGGTTCCGGCACACCGTGGGCACCCAGCTGGCCGAGCGCGGCGCGAAGCTCCACACGATCATGAAGGTGCTCGGGCACTCCAGTGTCTCGATGGCGCTCGTCTACGCCCAGATCAGCGACCAGGAAGTGCTGCGGGACTACAAGACGGTCCTCACCCCCGGCGCCACGATCGCCGGCCCTGCCGCCGACGAGCTGAAGTCGGGCGCCCTGCCGGAGGAGGCCGTCGACTGGCTGAAGACGAACTTCTTCAAGACCGAGCTCGAACTCGGCCACTGCCTGCGGCTGCCACAGGAAGGGCCATGTGAGTGCGACCTCTACCTGACCTGCGCGAAGTTCGTCACGACCCCCGCCTACGCGCCCCGGCTACGCGCCCGCCGACGGGTCGAACAGACGCTCGCCACCGATGCCGCCGGCCGCGGCTGGGACCGCGAGGTCGAACGCCACAACTGCACCGCCAAGCGCATCGAGAAGCTGCTGACCGACCTCGACCAGCCCCTCGACAACACCGACGACACGCTCGTGGAGGAACGCCTTGACTTGTCCACATAA
- a CDS encoding Tn3 family transposase has product MKTLTFFSLFALTGFTLSPQIRDLGGITLHRLGSRREVYSVFPNAGKLLTGTVDVGLIRSQWDEMLRLAASLKYGHSTASLVVSKLHASSRRSALAQALVEYGGLQRTLYALRYLADEAYRRRITRQLNKGESLHSLRRDLFFAHEGTVRRRHHEQQTEQALCLSLVTNAIITWNTAYLELALAHLSQRRGRIDRSLLAHVSPALMEHVNPYGTYEFPVEAEYARTGYRPLPEPEAIGD; this is encoded by the coding sequence ATAAAAACCCTCACGTTCTTCTCGCTGTTCGCACTGACCGGATTCACCCTCTCGCCGCAGATCCGCGACCTCGGCGGCATCACCCTGCACCGGCTCGGCTCCCGACGCGAGGTGTACAGCGTGTTCCCGAACGCGGGCAAGCTATTGACCGGCACGGTCGATGTCGGACTGATCCGCAGCCAGTGGGACGAAATGCTGCGCCTGGCCGCGAGCCTGAAGTACGGCCATTCCACCGCATCGCTGGTGGTCAGCAAGCTTCATGCCTCCTCCCGGCGCTCCGCGCTTGCCCAGGCTTTGGTGGAGTACGGCGGGCTTCAGCGCACCCTGTATGCGCTGCGCTACCTCGCCGATGAGGCCTACCGGCGGCGGATCACACGGCAGCTCAACAAGGGCGAGAGCCTGCACTCCCTGCGCCGCGACCTGTTCTTCGCCCACGAAGGCACCGTGCGGCGCCGCCACCACGAGCAGCAAACCGAACAGGCCCTGTGCCTATCGCTGGTGACCAACGCGATCATCACCTGGAACACCGCCTACCTCGAACTCGCCCTCGCCCACCTCTCCCAGCGTCGGGGCCGCATCGACCGCAGTCTGCTCGCGCACGTCTCACCTGCACTGATGGAACACGTCAATCCCTACGGCACGTATGAATTCCCGGTGGAAGCCGAGTACGCACGCACCGGCTACCGGCCGTTGCCCGAGCCAGAAGCGATCGGTGATTAG
- a CDS encoding helix-turn-helix domain-containing protein, giving the protein MTPETHDPQTADEKFDDEHYPAYTMGRAAEMLGTTPAFLRSLDEARLIEPQRSSGGHRRYSRSQLRLAARVRELIDQGTGLDAACRIVTLEDQLQEARNLSGPTPP; this is encoded by the coding sequence ATGACCCCAGAAACCCACGACCCGCAGACCGCGGACGAGAAGTTCGACGACGAGCACTACCCCGCCTACACCATGGGGCGCGCCGCCGAGATGCTCGGCACCACCCCGGCGTTCCTACGCAGCCTGGACGAGGCACGACTGATCGAGCCGCAGCGCTCCTCCGGTGGGCACCGCCGCTATTCCCGCTCCCAGTTGCGCCTGGCTGCTCGCGTCCGGGAACTCATCGACCAGGGCACCGGTCTCGACGCCGCCTGCCGCATCGTCACCCTGGAGGACCAACTTCAGGAAGCCCGCAACCTCAGTGGTCCGACGCCACCGTGA
- a CDS encoding cold-shock protein, whose product MTNGTVKWFNSEKGFGFIAPDGGGPDVFVHYSAIDAGGFRSLEEDQQVSYEVSQGPKGPQADLVRVV is encoded by the coding sequence ATGACCAACGGAACCGTGAAGTGGTTCAACTCGGAAAAGGGCTTCGGCTTCATCGCTCCGGACGGCGGCGGGCCGGACGTGTTCGTGCACTACTCGGCGATTGATGCTGGCGGGTTCCGCAGCCTGGAAGAGGACCAGCAGGTGTCCTACGAGGTCAGCCAGGGCCCCAAGGGCCCGCAGGCCGACCTCGTGCGCGTGGTCTGA
- the trhA gene encoding PAQR family membrane homeostasis protein TrhA, producing the protein MTRVLTSRRPAALVKPKLRGWIHLGSLVLFLAAGAALIVVAAGLLPAAATAGIAIYVATVLGLFGVSALYHLKNWVSADARTWMRRFDHSMIFLLIAGTYTPFAMLALPPDVGTVVLTVVWVGALAGVLLKLAWPHAPRWVGVPVYIALGWVAVFVLGDLLHNAGASALVLLLVGGLLYTAGAVFYASRWPDPWPTTFGYHEFFHSAVSVAAICHHVAIWLLLVP; encoded by the coding sequence GTGACTCGCGTGCTCACTTCCCGCCGACCCGCCGCGCTTGTCAAGCCGAAGCTGCGGGGCTGGATCCACCTGGGATCGCTGGTCCTGTTCCTCGCCGCGGGTGCGGCCTTGATCGTGGTGGCTGCGGGTTTGCTCCCGGCCGCAGCCACGGCCGGAATCGCGATCTATGTGGCCACGGTGCTGGGCCTGTTCGGAGTCAGTGCCCTCTACCACCTCAAAAACTGGGTCTCGGCCGATGCGCGCACATGGATGCGCCGCTTCGACCACTCGATGATCTTTCTGTTGATCGCGGGTACCTACACGCCGTTCGCGATGCTGGCACTACCGCCGGACGTCGGCACCGTCGTGCTCACCGTGGTCTGGGTAGGTGCCCTCGCCGGCGTACTACTCAAGCTCGCCTGGCCGCATGCGCCGCGCTGGGTCGGTGTCCCCGTCTACATTGCGCTCGGCTGGGTCGCGGTGTTCGTGTTGGGCGACCTGCTGCACAACGCCGGGGCGAGTGCCTTGGTGCTTCTGCTGGTCGGCGGGCTGCTCTACACCGCCGGTGCGGTGTTCTACGCGAGCCGCTGGCCCGACCCCTGGCCGACGACATTCGGCTACCACGAGTTCTTCCACTCTGCGGTGTCGGTGGCGGCGATCTGCCACCACGTCGCCATCTGGCTGCTCCTGGTCCCGTAA
- a CDS encoding recombinase family protein, whose translation MSDAPAELVLDGDPLDSIGGGALVGYARVSIADQNLRRQVDALTGAGCIRVFEEKLSGRNAERPELWACLDYLREGDTLVVLELSRLGRSLQDLLSLVSGLRKHGIRFTSLHENLDTTTPGGRLVFHVFAALAEFIRELIVDGTREGLAAAKANGVRLGRPPAMTPEQVRHARALLAEPDNTVASIARLLGVSRSTIYKYVPELSTNRALDPELGPQPALPS comes from the coding sequence ATGTCCGATGCTCCGGCCGAACTCGTCCTCGACGGCGACCCGCTCGACTCCATCGGCGGTGGAGCCCTCGTCGGCTACGCGCGGGTCTCCATCGCGGATCAGAACCTGCGCCGCCAGGTCGACGCCCTCACGGGCGCCGGCTGCATCCGGGTCTTCGAAGAGAAGCTGTCTGGCCGCAACGCCGAACGCCCCGAGCTGTGGGCCTGCCTGGACTACCTCCGCGAGGGCGACACCCTCGTCGTGCTGGAGCTCTCCCGCCTCGGCCGCAGCCTGCAAGATCTGCTGTCCCTGGTCAGCGGACTGCGCAAGCACGGCATCCGGTTCACCTCACTCCACGAGAACCTCGACACCACCACCCCTGGCGGCAGGCTCGTCTTCCACGTCTTCGCTGCGCTCGCCGAGTTCATCCGCGAACTCATCGTCGACGGCACCCGCGAGGGCCTGGCCGCCGCGAAGGCGAACGGCGTGCGCCTCGGTCGGCCACCGGCCATGACACCTGAGCAGGTCCGCCACGCCCGCGCCCTGCTCGCCGAGCCCGACAACACGGTCGCCTCGATCGCGCGGCTGCTCGGTGTGTCCCGCTCCACGATCTACAAGTACGTCCCCGAACTCAGCACCAACCGCGCGCTCGATCCCGAATTGGGCCCGCAGCCAGCACTTCCGAGCTAA
- a CDS encoding helix-turn-helix domain-containing protein, translating into MKRKVGYSWRLREVMAAKGIFTATDLVPLLKERGIELSASQVHRLVSGTPERLSLQVLSAFCDILSCTPADLVTTTAENAGVRRTATDDQPAPPTVTKLRPRAARILPDE; encoded by the coding sequence GTGAAACGGAAGGTCGGTTACTCCTGGCGGTTGCGGGAAGTGATGGCCGCCAAAGGCATCTTCACCGCCACCGACCTGGTCCCGCTGCTGAAGGAACGTGGCATCGAGCTATCCGCCTCGCAGGTCCACCGCCTGGTCTCGGGCACGCCAGAGCGGCTGTCATTGCAGGTACTGTCCGCGTTCTGCGACATCCTCAGCTGCACCCCGGCCGACCTGGTCACCACGACCGCGGAGAACGCCGGCGTCCGCAGGACCGCCACCGATGACCAACCGGCACCACCGACCGTCACCAAGCTGCGGCCCCGCGCGGCCCGGATCCTGCCGGACGAATGA
- a CDS encoding tyrosine-type recombinase/integrase: MTHVQTNEADPKKRAFTKKELHDFFTCCDDQVARIRAFGRKGWLPAFRDATLLKTAYAFGLRRNETRMLDAADFGRNVAGPEFGEYGLCRVRFGKAKKGSPPKQRSVMTVWGWTRDILEEWFEEIRPLFGADDNPAAWPSERGLRVGCQRLNSRFIAYRKELGLDDAVDFHSLRRSYVTHLIEDGWDPRFVQEQVGHEHASTTSIYTCVSSDFRKRTLRRHLDATVTEALQGQEAPA, translated from the coding sequence ATGACCCACGTCCAGACCAACGAGGCCGACCCGAAGAAGCGGGCCTTCACCAAGAAGGAACTGCACGACTTCTTCACCTGCTGTGATGACCAGGTGGCCCGCATCCGCGCGTTCGGACGTAAGGGCTGGCTGCCCGCATTCCGCGACGCGACGCTATTGAAGACGGCGTACGCTTTTGGCTTACGCCGCAACGAAACACGGATGCTTGACGCTGCCGACTTCGGCCGTAACGTCGCCGGGCCCGAGTTCGGCGAGTACGGGTTGTGCCGGGTCCGGTTCGGCAAGGCGAAGAAGGGTTCACCGCCGAAGCAGCGCAGCGTGATGACCGTCTGGGGCTGGACCCGCGACATTCTGGAGGAGTGGTTCGAGGAGATCCGGCCGCTGTTCGGGGCTGACGACAACCCGGCCGCCTGGCCGTCGGAGCGCGGGCTGCGCGTGGGCTGCCAGCGGTTGAACTCCCGCTTCATCGCCTACCGCAAGGAACTTGGCCTGGACGACGCGGTCGACTTCCATTCACTTCGAAGGTCCTACGTCACGCACCTGATCGAAGACGGCTGGGACCCGCGGTTCGTCCAGGAACAGGTCGGACACGAGCACGCCAGCACCACCTCGATCTACACCTGCGTGTCCTCCGATTTCCGTAAACGTACGCTGCGCCGCCACCTGGACGCCACGGTCACCGAGGCTCTGCAGGGACAGGAGGCGCCAGCGTGA
- a CDS encoding LuxR C-terminal-related transcriptional regulator, whose amino-acid sequence MAILAALRSRRLHADAARDLAVTIASTAVTDLRTAPVAGERDAREAVASLVERLRVTARHSDVELELISPDDEHLLPSMIAEVARSVLRGCVLIMLEHTSPSRIRIGWEVAKAELHISVCANGDGAQFPQALAEYRLRERLDALGGEFSVDAVPNWGTTVIARLPLALPPTPDLKALDVLTPRELEVLAELVSGRRNSDIAARLYITEHTVKFHVANILTKLGVQTRGQAAAFARKIRV is encoded by the coding sequence ATGGCGATCCTCGCGGCCCTGCGCTCCCGCCGCCTGCACGCCGACGCGGCGCGCGACCTCGCCGTCACGATCGCATCCACGGCCGTGACCGACCTGCGTACCGCCCCGGTCGCCGGCGAGCGCGACGCCCGCGAGGCAGTCGCCTCACTCGTCGAACGGCTGCGCGTCACCGCCCGGCACAGCGACGTCGAGCTCGAACTCATCTCGCCCGACGACGAGCACCTCCTTCCCTCGATGATCGCCGAGGTCGCCCGGAGTGTGCTGCGCGGCTGCGTGCTGATCATGCTGGAACACACCTCTCCCAGCCGCATCCGCATCGGCTGGGAGGTGGCCAAGGCAGAGCTCCACATATCGGTGTGTGCCAATGGGGACGGGGCGCAGTTTCCCCAAGCCCTTGCCGAGTACCGGCTGCGGGAACGGCTCGACGCGCTCGGTGGTGAGTTCTCGGTGGACGCCGTGCCCAACTGGGGAACCACCGTCATCGCCCGGCTCCCACTCGCCCTGCCACCCACGCCGGATCTCAAGGCCCTCGACGTTCTCACGCCGCGCGAGCTCGAGGTGCTGGCCGAACTGGTCTCCGGCCGTCGCAACAGCGACATCGCCGCACGCCTGTACATCACGGAGCACACCGTCAAGTTCCACGTGGCCAACATCCTGACCAAGCTTGGCGTGCAAACCCGCGGGCAGGCCGCGGCATTCGCCCGCAAAATCCGCGTGTAG
- a CDS encoding AI-2E family transporter → MTTDRTAEPADGDEQGCDAETTRRRGDEPKSPDDEPATNAATAGARSSSDEKPTGWGRPLGWRSPFIAGMTAAAGVAVTYGAVQLIITARQVLILIGLAFFLAMSLEPTVSWLVRRRLPRWTAVLSVLVVVLGVVAGFLAAAIPPLISQAGQFAVQVPGYLSSLQDPRSAFGRLNAQFELQQRVQQLLSGQSATLAQGLLGAGQLLFDVISGSVVVAVLVVYFLAAMPRIWQALYRLVPADRRSRATRIGDEVFVQTGGYLLGNLITSLIAGTTAFIWLVIFGVPFPLLLAVLVALLDLVPVVGTITAGVIVSLVSLTVSVPVALATVGFLVVYRVVEDYLLVPKIIGRTVQVPAAATVVAVLLGAALLGVIGALIAIPVAAVIRLLLREFVLPRLDSA, encoded by the coding sequence GTGACGACGGATCGCACCGCCGAGCCCGCCGATGGCGACGAGCAGGGTTGTGATGCGGAGACGACTCGTCGACGAGGGGACGAACCCAAGTCGCCGGATGACGAGCCAGCGACCAACGCAGCGACGGCGGGGGCGAGGTCGAGCAGCGACGAGAAGCCAACGGGGTGGGGACGCCCCCTCGGCTGGCGCTCCCCCTTCATCGCAGGCATGACAGCGGCGGCTGGCGTGGCCGTGACCTACGGCGCCGTCCAGCTGATCATCACCGCACGGCAGGTGCTGATCCTCATCGGGCTGGCCTTTTTCTTGGCGATGAGCTTGGAACCAACAGTGTCGTGGTTAGTACGACGCCGGCTGCCGAGATGGACCGCGGTGCTGAGTGTGCTGGTCGTTGTGCTGGGCGTGGTGGCCGGATTCCTCGCGGCGGCGATCCCGCCCCTGATCAGTCAAGCAGGCCAGTTCGCCGTGCAGGTGCCGGGATACCTGAGCAGCCTGCAAGACCCGCGGTCCGCGTTCGGTCGGCTCAATGCCCAGTTCGAGCTTCAACAGCGCGTGCAGCAGTTGCTCAGCGGACAAAGCGCAACGTTGGCGCAAGGACTGCTCGGGGCAGGACAGCTGTTGTTCGATGTGATTTCCGGATCGGTCGTGGTCGCAGTGCTAGTGGTGTACTTCCTGGCCGCGATGCCGCGCATCTGGCAAGCGCTGTACCGGCTGGTACCCGCAGACCGGCGGTCCCGCGCCACGCGGATCGGCGACGAAGTCTTCGTCCAGACCGGTGGGTACCTGCTCGGCAATCTGATCACCTCGCTGATCGCCGGGACGACCGCCTTCATCTGGCTGGTGATTTTCGGCGTGCCGTTTCCGCTGTTGCTGGCGGTGCTAGTCGCGCTTCTGGACCTGGTGCCGGTAGTTGGCACGATTACTGCCGGTGTGATCGTCTCATTGGTCTCCCTGACCGTGTCGGTGCCGGTTGCGTTGGCCACCGTGGGCTTCCTCGTCGTCTACCGGGTCGTCGAGGACTACCTTCTGGTTCCGAAGATCATCGGCCGGACCGTGCAAGTGCCTGCCGCCGCCACAGTCGTCGCCGTCTTGCTCGGTGCGGCTCTGCTGGGGGTCATCGGTGCATTGATCGCCATTCCCGTAGCTGCAGTGATCAGGCTTCTGCTGCGCGAGTTCGTGCTGCCTCGCCTGGACAGCGCGTGA
- a CDS encoding GMC family oxidoreductase N-terminal domain-containing protein, translating into MTGAGVAQLIGDRQEPSCIGNTDLGHARVAGFNGAGQAGVAPYPLNVISGRRINTGIAFLGDDVRMRPKLTITSHVEIDRVLLDGNRAAGVVDAAGMPYRARQVILSAGVYGSPAILMRSGIGPAAHLRDLAIPVRADLPVGKGLQEHPFYYNVYALKPAANSMHPAAGAILCAASSEAEPGDLDLHVSSRCVIDL; encoded by the coding sequence TTGACAGGCGCTGGAGTCGCTCAGCTGATCGGGGACCGGCAGGAGCCTTCGTGCATCGGCAACACGGACCTCGGCCACGCACGCGTCGCCGGCTTCAACGGCGCCGGCCAGGCCGGCGTCGCTCCCTATCCGCTCAACGTGATCTCCGGACGACGCATCAACACCGGTATCGCCTTCCTCGGCGACGACGTGCGGATGCGGCCCAAACTCACGATCACGTCGCACGTGGAGATCGACCGCGTCCTGCTCGACGGCAACCGGGCGGCCGGTGTCGTGGACGCGGCGGGCATGCCCTACCGCGCCCGGCAGGTCATCCTCTCCGCCGGCGTCTACGGCAGCCCGGCGATCCTTATGCGCTCGGGCATCGGCCCCGCCGCGCACCTGCGCGACCTCGCCATACCGGTGCGCGCCGACCTACCAGTCGGTAAGGGCCTGCAGGAACATCCCTTCTACTACAACGTCTACGCCCTCAAGCCCGCGGCGAACAGCATGCATCCGGCGGCTGGCGCGATCCTGTGCGCCGCGTCGTCGGAAGCCGAGCCGGGCGACCTCGACCTGCACGTCTCCTCCCGTTGCGTGATCGATCTTTAG
- a CDS encoding zinc-binding dehydrogenase, with the protein MTALLLVTRELDVQPGEWLLQTAAGSTVGRLVIQLSRHLGIRTINIVRRRDAVEEIKALGGEEVICTEDEDLLQRVAGIAGPVGVRKAIDCVSGQVGAQISQTLAPGGEVVVYGALSTHRQTDPAALTIPLLARSVIYETKVVRGFWLNRWFGTTSPADALRALSEVRGLVADEVLSIPQGKPFPLERFTEAISFAEAPAHGAKPLFVFEDGRDEDDG; encoded by the coding sequence TTGACCGCGCTGCTCCTCGTGACTCGCGAACTCGACGTACAGCCGGGTGAATGGTTGTTGCAGACGGCCGCGGGCTCCACCGTCGGCCGACTCGTCATTCAGCTGTCCAGGCATCTGGGTATTCGCACGATCAATATCGTGCGGCGGCGCGACGCCGTTGAGGAGATCAAAGCGCTTGGTGGTGAAGAGGTCATTTGCACTGAGGACGAGGACCTGTTGCAGCGTGTGGCCGGGATAGCAGGACCGGTCGGCGTGCGCAAGGCCATCGACTGCGTCTCGGGCCAAGTCGGTGCCCAGATATCCCAGACACTGGCTCCAGGAGGAGAGGTCGTGGTCTACGGCGCTCTCTCCACCCACCGGCAGACCGACCCGGCAGCGCTGACGATCCCGCTGCTGGCACGCTCGGTCATCTACGAGACCAAAGTAGTCCGCGGCTTCTGGCTGAACCGCTGGTTCGGCACTACCTCACCTGCTGACGCACTGCGCGCGCTGTCCGAGGTTCGCGGTCTCGTCGCAGATGAAGTGCTGAGCATCCCCCAAGGCAAGCCGTTCCCGCTCGAACGCTTCACTGAAGCCATCTCGTTCGCCGAAGCACCCGCACATGGCGCCAAACCGCTCTTCGTCTTCGAGGACGGCCGGGACGAAGACGACGGGTAG
- a CDS encoding helix-turn-helix domain-containing protein: MLSGCSYTATASRQVLHKNTVHYRIRKAEETIGRPAQGELTWRWHCSPSSTLCSATRT; encoded by the coding sequence CTGCTCTCCGGCTGCAGCTACACCGCTACTGCCAGCCGACAGGTCCTGCACAAGAACACCGTGCATTACCGGATCCGGAAGGCGGAAGAAACCATCGGGCGACCGGCCCAGGGCGAACTGACCTGGAGGTGGCACTGCTCGCCGTCCAGCACACTGTGCTCCGCGACACGCACGTAG
- a CDS encoding zinc-binding dehydrogenase, translating to MAGGRSGGGGLVRRQLPPLHTLQAGRLHLCGNLKVSGWAYDGGFAEAVIAPVDALAHIPESLAATDAAPMACAGVTTYNGLRRSSARPGDLVAVLGIGGLGHLAVRYAVAMGFETVAIARGAGKADLAKQLGAHHYIDSTAGTPVAEALQTLGGAKVVLATAANADAITATVDGLSHRGELVVIGAAPEPLGISPNQLLMRGKIVRGHPAGTARDVQDTLAFSALHGIRPMIELLPLDQANEAYQKMLSGAARFRMVLTTG from the coding sequence GTGGCAGGTGGGCGATCGGGTGGCGGTGGGCTGGTTCGGCGGCAGCTGCCACCACTGCACACCCTGCAGGCAGGGCGACTTCATCTGTGCGGCAACCTGAAGGTCTCTGGATGGGCCTACGACGGCGGTTTCGCCGAGGCGGTCATCGCGCCGGTCGACGCCCTGGCCCACATCCCCGAATCGCTAGCAGCCACCGATGCGGCGCCCATGGCCTGCGCAGGAGTAACGACGTACAACGGGCTGCGACGCAGCTCTGCACGGCCGGGCGACTTGGTAGCCGTACTCGGCATCGGCGGTCTGGGTCACCTGGCAGTGCGGTACGCGGTCGCCATGGGCTTCGAGACCGTGGCGATCGCCCGGGGAGCCGGGAAGGCGGACCTCGCCAAGCAACTCGGCGCGCACCACTACATCGACAGCACGGCCGGCACTCCCGTCGCAGAGGCGCTGCAAACCCTCGGCGGCGCCAAGGTTGTGCTGGCCACCGCCGCCAACGCCGATGCCATCACAGCGACCGTGGACGGGCTGTCCCACCGCGGCGAGCTGGTTGTCATCGGCGCGGCGCCTGAGCCACTGGGCATCAGCCCGAACCAGCTGCTCATGCGCGGCAAGATCGTCCGCGGCCACCCGGCCGGCACCGCACGGGACGTACAGGACACCCTGGCCTTCAGCGCGCTGCACGGGATCCGGCCGATGATCGAGCTTCTCCCGCTGGACCAGGCCAATGAGGCGTACCAAAAGATGCTCTCCGGTGCCGCCCGGTTCCGCATGGTGCTCACCACCGGCTGA
- a CDS encoding alcohol dehydrogenase catalytic domain-containing protein, which yields MSPYRVAQVAAAGGPFEIVERAAAHPGPGHVRIAIEACGVCHSDSYFIDAAFPGVRFPLVPGHEIAGHIEQLGEGVHSWWQVGDRVAVGWFGGSCHHCTPCRQGDFICAAT from the coding sequence ATGAGCCCCTATCGAGTCGCGCAGGTCGCCGCGGCTGGCGGACCGTTCGAGATCGTCGAGCGTGCGGCAGCGCATCCAGGACCCGGCCACGTGCGCATTGCTATCGAGGCGTGCGGGGTCTGCCACAGCGACTCGTACTTCATCGACGCCGCATTTCCGGGTGTCCGGTTTCCGTTGGTCCCTGGCCATGAGATCGCCGGGCACATCGAGCAGCTCGGTGAGGGAGTGCACAGCTGGTGGCAGGTGGGCGATCGGGTGGCGGTGGGCTGGTTCGGCGGCAGCTGCCACCACTGCACACCCTGCAGGCAGGGCGACTTCATCTGTGCGGCAACCTGA